From a region of the Daphnia pulicaria isolate SC F1-1A chromosome 1, SC_F0-13Bv2, whole genome shotgun sequence genome:
- the LOC124320729 gene encoding voltage-dependent calcium channel type A subunit alpha-1-like isoform X7, whose amino-acid sequence MGSKRPISNMATASSGSGPTSLFILTEKNIIRRYTRFIIEWPPFEYAVLLTIIANCVVLALEEHLPGGDKTPLARKLEKTEPYFLGIFCVESTLKILALGFALHRGSYLRNIWNMMDFVVVVTGSMTIFAEANVEVDLRMLRSFRVLRPLKLVSRIPSLQVVLKSIIKAMAPLLQIGLLVLFAIVIFAIIGLEFYSGALHKTCYSIEDLNEILAEGELATPCNTDNATQAVAGSYICDYNSSLCLEKWEGPNFGITSFDNIGFAMLTVFQCITMEGWTSILYWTNDALGSSYNWVYFVPLIVIGSFFMLNLVLGVLSGEFSNERVRCERREKYRKEKMHREFTQGFTAYFDWVSKAEEVILAEERTTEEEKLHIMEARRRAAAKRKKLKHLGKSRSTDTEDEENEDEPDEGFSRASYLKSKVKNKGACKRFWRAEKRLRFKIRHTVKQQWFYWFVIVLVFFNTVCVAVEHYNQPPWLTEFLYYAEFAFLGLFMTEMCIKMYALGPRIYFESAFNRFDCVVISGSIFEVIWSAFKSGSFGLSVLRALRLLRVFKVTKYWSSLRNLVISLLSSMRSILSLLFLLFLFILIFALLGMQLFGGAFNFPEGTPPANFNSFPIALLTVFQILTGEDWNEVMYQGIESQGGSRRGMIYSLYFIILVLFGNYTLLNVFLAIAVDNLANAQELTAAEEEQEEEDKEKQQQELEKEMEALHLGSEGSPKLDSTSPSKKGKGKRGHKSEGNGDAKTGDNVDDDDIMGPKPMLPYSSMFILSPTNPVRRAAHWVVNLPYFDFFIMVVISLSSIALAAEDPVEEGSFRNDILNYFDYAFTGVFTVEMVLKVIDSGIILHPGSYLREIWNVMDAVVVICAAVSFTFDMMGSSTGQNLSTIKSLRVLRVLRPLKTIKRVPKLKAVFDCVVNSLKNVFNILIVYMLFHFIFAVVAVQLFNGKFFYCTDDSKHTQDDCQGDYFTFSYDKRPPEVKRREWKSQLFHYDNVMAAMLTLFAVQTGEGWPQVLQNSMAATQEDHGPILHYRIEMSIFYIVYFIVFPFFFVNIFVALIIITFQEQGEAELQDGEIDKNQKSCIDFAIQAKPLERYMPKDRESFKYKIWRVVVSTPFEYFIMTLIVLNTLLLMMKYYKQSVLYKETLHYMNTAFTALFSIECMLKIISFGVRNFFKDPWNTFDFVTVVGSIIDALVVEFGENFINVGFLRLFRAARLIKLLRQGYTIRILLWTFVQSFKALPYVCLLIAMLFFIYAIIGMQVFGNLHLDPDSSVNRHNNFQSFIGGLLLLFRCATGEAWPNIMLSCIRGRQCDPRALKFENGQVIEDKECGSNLAYAYFVSFIFFCSFLMLNLFVAVIMDNFDYLTRDSSILGAHHLDEFIRIWAEYDPNATGKILYTEMFDMLKNMDPPLGFGNKCPYRLAYKKLIRMNMPVDVDGKVQFTSTLFALIRENLSIKMRPADEMDEANQELRVTIKKIWPLQAKKVLDLIIPPDNELNTGKLTVGKIYGGLLILENWKTTRFGQIEASASTKQSLFERLMGSMARTGSNKGSLSHPHSHSHPNSNSGSTTLANHGSGGIHQEEKEASTVIDLIPGAPAPDRFAAVFSNQPNSSSSNKALEILTDQLDHQHDSRPPSVESASKVMHRLKPEGEAGMHRPNSRAWSPSPCALRRSHSPQPHYRRDMSPLPPRRAHDIGFSDAVSDVVDIVKHETSRKGRARAKLRGDEYSLSRCRTPTRQERHVRSRMIHPSMVSEYDRRHYRSASNSPDHFGDERVSPVPSPMPARLPSIPVKRGYRSATNSLEENLSRSPTPENLPSCSNNHGLVKEGSLSQHSYPTLPQRRSGGRRLPPTPRNPSTLNFGVVGAVVMATQRAPHSPTSAHLGGVMGPGGTINFPKLSPSPTHPSRTHHLPAIPSGQVGRLRDRLPTLPGASHPRSNNCGLPVGNDDEEDYMPALRIEPLSFEQALAMGRGVGGVGRQLPNGYKPGQQGVSVDSQLTSGDRRLVDRPPLNQRTLSNRPLQHRADEGRSDSDEDDWC is encoded by the exons ATGGGCTCAAAAAGACCCATTTCTAACATGGCGACCGCTTCATCAGGATCGGGACCCACCTCGCTCTTCATTCTCACAGAAAAGAACATCATACGCCGTTACACCAGATTCATCATCGAGTGGCC TCCGTTTGAGTATGCAGTGCTGTTGACCATCATAGCCAACTGTGTTGTTCTGGCTCTGGAGGAGCATCTACCTGGAGGCGATAAAACACCCTTAGCTCGGAAATTG GAGAAAACAGAGCCGTATTTTTTGGGCATTTTTTGTGTAGAATCCACTTTGAAAATTTTAGCTCTTGGTTTCGCCCTGCACCGCGGATCGTACTTGAGAAACATTTGGAACATGATggatttcgtcgtcgtcgtcacagG GTCCATGACCATTTTCGCCGAGGCAAATGTGGAAGTCGATTTGCGTATGTTACGGTCCTTTCGTGTGCTGAGACCTCTCAAATTGGTCTCTCGCATTCCTA GTTTGCAAGTGGTGCTCAAGTCTATCATCAAAGCCATGGCCCCTTTACTTCAAATTGGACTGCTGGTGCTCTTTGCTATCGTCATCTTTGCCATTATCGGTCTCGAATTTTATTCTGGAGCACTTCACAAAACGTGCTACAGCATTGAAGATTTGA ATGAGATTCTGGCGGAAGGCGAGTTGGCGACGCCGTGTAACACCGATAACGCAACGCAGGCAGTCGCGGGCAGTTATATATGCGATTACAATTCATCGCTGTGCCTGGAGAAGTGGGAGGGCCCTAATTTTGGCATTACGTCCTTTGACAATATTGGATTCGCCATGTTAACTGTGTTTCAGTGTATCACTATGGAGGGTTGGACTTCTATACTTTATTGG ACCAACGATGCCCTGGGCAGTTCGTACAACTGGGTGTATTTTGTTCCTCTCATCGTCATCGGATCATTTTTCATGCTCAATCTAGTACTCGGTGTACTTAGCGG AGAATTTTCCAACGAACGTGTGCGGTGCGAGCGACGTGAAAAATACCGCAAAGAGAAAATGCACCGCGAATTTACCCAAGGATTTACGGCCTATTTCGACTGGGTTAGCAAAGCAG AGGAGGTCATTTTAGCCGAAGAGAGAACGACGGAAGAGGAGAAACTCCACATCATGGAAG CAAGGAGAAGAGCGGCGGCGAAGCGGAAAAAGTTGAAGCACTTGGGTAAGAGCCGAAGCACCGATACTGAAGACGAGGAAAACGAAGATGAACCCGACGAAG GTTTCTCTCGTGCCTCCTATCTCAAATctaaagtgaaaaacaaaggAGCCTGCAAGCGATTTTGGAGAGCCGAAAAAAGATTACG GTTCAAAATCCGGCATACGGTAAAACAACAATGGTTTTACTGGTTCGTGATTGTGTTAGTGTTTTTCAACACGGTTTGCGTGGCTGTGGAACACTACAATCAGCCTCCGTGGCTGACCGAGTTCTTGT ACTACGCTGAATTTGCCTTTTTGGGTTTGTTCATGACTGAAATGTGCATCAAAATGTATGCACTGGGTCCGAGGATTTACTTTGAATCCGCGTTCAACCGCTTCGATTGCGTCGTCATCAGCGGTTCGATTTTCGAAGTGATTTGGTCCGCATTCAAGTCGGGTTCATTTGGTCTCTCTGTACTCAGAGCGCTTCGATTGCTCCGGGTCTTCAAAGTCACCAA GTACTGGTCGTCGCTGAGGAACTTGGTGATTTCCTTGCTGAGTTCGATGCGCTCTATTCTTTCCCTTCTGTTTCTACTCTTCTTGTTCATTCTCATCTTCGCTTTATTGGGAATGCAACTCTTTGGAGGAGCTTTTAATTTTCCAGAAGGTACACCGCCAGCGAATTTCAACAGCTTTCCCATTGCCTTGCTCACCGTTTTCCAG ATATTGACGGGTGAGGATTGGAATGAAGTCATGTACCAAGGTATCGAGTCGCAGGGAGGATCGCGACGGGGAATGATCTACTCCCTTTATTTCATCATCCTTGTCCTCTTCGGCAATTACACTCTACTCAACGTCTTTTTGGCCATCGCCGTCGACAATTTGGCGAACGCTCAAGAACTGACGGCCGCCGAGGAAGAGCAAGAAGAGGAGGATAAAGAG AAACAGCAGCAGGAGTTAGAGAAGGAGATGGAAGCACTTCACTTGGGCAGCGAAGGCTCGCCAAAACTGGACTCGACATCCCCatctaaaaaaggaaaagg caaACGGGGACACAAGTCCGAGGGAAATGGTGACGCTAAGACTGGAGACAATGTCGATGACGACGACATTATGGGGCCCAAACCAATGCTGCCTTACTCCTCCATGTTTATATTGTCTCCAACGAATCC ggTCCGGCGCGCTGCTCACTGGGTGGTGAACCTGCCTTACttcgatttttttatcatgGTAGTCATCAGTTTGAGTAGCATCGCTCTCGCCGCTGAAGATCCGGTGGAAGAGGGAAGCTTCCGAAACGACATTCTCAATTACTTCGATTACGCATTTACCGGCGTATTTACTGTCGAAATGGTTCTTAAG GTGATAGATTCTGGCATAATACTTCATCCAGGCAGCTATTTGCGAGAAATTTGGAACGTCATGGATGCAGTTGTGGTCATATGCGCTGCAGTATCCTTCACGTTCGATATGAT GGGAAGCTCGACTGGTCAGAATTTGAGCACCATCAAGTCGCTGCGAGTGCTGCGCGTGCTGCGACCCCTCAAAACTATCAAACGTGTGCCGAAGCTAAAAGCCGTCTTCGACTGTGTAGTCAACTCGCTAAAGAACGTCTTCAATATCCTCATCGTTTACATgctcttccatttcattttcgcTGTTGTCGCCGTCCAACTTTTCAACGGCAAATTCTTTTACTGCACCGATGACAGCAAGCACACTCAGGACGATTGCCA GGGGGATTACTTCACGTTTTCCTACGATAAGCGGCCACCGGAAGTCAAGCGGCGTGAGTGGAAATCGCAGCTATTTCATTACGACAACGTGATGGCAGCCATGTTGACCTTGTTTGCTGTCCAAACGGGCGAAGGATGGCCCca AGTGCTGCAGAATTCGATGGCCGCTACCCAGGAAGACCACGGCCCCATCCTTCACTATCGGATCGAAATGTCCATTTTCTACATCGTCTACTTCatcgttttccctttctttttcgtcaACATCTTCGTAGCTCTCATTATTATCACCTTCCAGGAACAGGGTGAGGCTGAACTTCAAGATGGAGAAATAGACAAAAATCAG AAATCGTGCATCGATTTCGCCATCCAAGCCAAGCCGCTGGAGCGTTACATGCCCAAAGATCGCGAGAGCTTCAAGTACAAGATCTGGCGGGTGGTCGTGTCGACTCCGTTCGAGTATTTCATCATGACGCTCATCGTCCTCAACACGCTGCTCCTCATGATGAAG TACTACAAGCAGAGCGTCCTGTACAAGGAGACGCTACATTACATGAATACAGCCTTCACCGCACTGTTTAGCATTGAGTGTATGCTAAAAATCATCTCGTTTGGAGTGAGG aattttttcaaagaccCTTGGAACACGTTCGATTTCGTGACTGTCGTCGGCAGCATTATTGACGCACTCGTCGTCGAATTCGGG GAAAATTTCATCAACGTCGGTTTTCTACGGTTATTCCGAGCAGCCCGTTTGATCAAACTTCTCCGCCAAGGCTATACAATCCGCATTCTTTTATGGACGTTTGTACAGTCGTTCAAG GCTTTGCCTTACGTATGCTTGTTAATAGCCATGTTGTTTTTCATCTACGCCATCATCGGCATGCAG GTTTTCGGAAATCTTCATCTGGATCCGGACTCTTCTGTCAACCGCCACAACAACTTTCAGTCTTTCATAGGCGGTCTCTTACTTCTCTTTCG GTGTGCGACAGGTGAAGCGTGGCCCAATATCATGTTGTCGTGCATCCGTGGTCGCCAGTGCGATCCCAGAGCCCTGAAATTCGAGAATGGCCAGGTCATCGAGGACAAGGAGTGCGGCTCTAATCTGGCCTATGCTTACTTCGTctcttttatcttcttttgttcATTTCTG ATGTTGAATTTATTCGTGGCCGTTATTATGGACAACTTTGATTACCTTACGCGCGACTCTTCCATTCTTGGCGCTCACCATTTGGATGAGTTTATCCGCATCTGGGCCGAATACGACCCGAACGCAAC CGGGAAAATCCTTTACACGGAAATGTTTGACATGTTAAAAAATATGGATCCACCACTCGGCTTTGGCAATAAGTGCCCCTATCGCCTTGCTTACAAAAAACTTATTCGTATGAACATGCCAGTGGATGTCGACGGGAAGGTTCAATTCACCTCAACGCTTTTTGCACTCATCCGCGAGAATCTCAGCATCAAAATGAGACCTG CTGATGAAATGGACGAAGCGAACCAAGAGCTCCGGGTTACTATCAAGAAAATCTGGCCACTGCAAGCTAAAAAAGTTCTTGACTTGATCATTCCACCGGATAATG AACTTAATACGGGGAAGTTGACAGTTGGTAAGATCTATGGCGGCTTGCTCATTCTGGAAAACTGGAAGACGACTCGATTTGGACAAATTGAAGCTTCTGCGTCGACG AAACAGTCGCTCTTCGAACGCTTAATGGGAAGTATGGCCCGCACGGGCAGCAACAAAGGCTCGCTAAGTCACCCTCATTCCCATTCTCACCCTAATTCCAACTCCGGTTCCACCACCTTGGCAAACCACGGCAGCGGCGGAATTCACCAAGAGGAGAAAGAGGCTAGCACGGTAATCGATCTCATTCCGGGAGCCCCCGCCCCCGATCGCTTCGCCGCAGTTTTCTCCAACCAGCCTAATTCCTCAAG CTCTAACAAG GCCCTGGAGATACTGACGGATCAACTCGATCACCAGCACGATTCACGGCCGCCGTCGGTTGAATCCGCAAGCAAAGTCATGCACCGACTCAAGCCTGAGGGTGAGGCTGGCATGCACCGACCAAACAGCAGGGCCTGGTCACCTTCACCTTGCGCTTTGCGACGATCTCACTCTCCACAACCTCACTACAG GAGAGACATGTCTCCTTTGCCTCCACGGCGGGCGCACGATATTGGTTTCAGCGATGCTGTTTCGGACGTGGTCGACATTGTCAAACACGAAACGAGTCGCAAGGGACGAGCGAGAG CCAAACTGCGCGGCGACGAGTACAGCCTTTCCCGCTGCCGAACGCCCACACGCCAGGAGAGACACGTTCGCTCTCGGATGATTCATCCTTCGATG GTTTCGGAATATGACAGACGTCATTATCGATCTGCGTCAAATAGTCCCGACCATTTCGGGGACGAAAGAGTTTCACCCGTCCCTAGCCCAATGCCGGCTCGTTTGCCGTCGATACCTGTCAAACGAGGTTATCGCTCAGCCACCAATAGTCTGGAAGAGAATCTTTCAAGGAGTCCAACGCCTGAGAATCTTCCCTCTTGTAGCAACAATCATGGTTTG GTGAAAGAAGGAAGTTTGAGTCAGCATAGTTATCCGACCTTACCCCAACGTCGTAGTGGTGGCAGACGGTTGCCACCGACTCCGAGAAATCCTTCGACGTTGAACTTTGGAGTTGTTGGAGCCGTTGTCATGGCTACTCAACGTGCACCGCATTCGCCGACGTCTGCTCATCTAG GTGGAGTGATGGGACCTGGTGGGACCATCAACTTTCCCAAACTAAGTCCTTCACCAACTCATCCTTCTCGAACTCATCATTTGCCAGCCATTCCAAGTGGACAGGTGGGCCGATTGCGAGATCGCTTACCCACATTGCCGGGAGCGTCTCATCCAAGATCAAATAATTGTGGATTGCCCGTTGGCaatgacgacgaagaagactACATGCCAGCACTTCGTATCGAACCGCTAAGTTTCGAACAGGCTCTAGCCATGGGTAGAGGTGTGGGTGGGGTTGGTCGGCAACTGCCAAACGGCTACAAACCCGGCCAGCAAGGTGTCAGTGTTGATTCGCAATTGACGTCGGGTGATCGCAGACTGGTTGATCGGCCTCCGTTGAATCAGCGAACATTATCCAATCGCCCTCTCCAACATCGAGCAGACGAGGGGCGCAGTGATTCAGACGAGGACGATTGGTGTTAA